A genomic window from Parvularcula sp. LCG005 includes:
- a CDS encoding MFS transporter, translating into MFQLPDDSVLRHDNYRRFWIARQLISGARQMVTVTIAWQIYDLARQDPSAGGLGWSEPRAAFLIGLIGLAQFFPILILSLFGGQAADRLDRRKILVICQSIRMAVILALVLTVLMPRDGVLFTLFGAAITFGMVNAFVPAAANALYPTLVPRKLLPKAVVWNSIGSQLATILGPAVAGFLLVSGESYVYSISLLMSAVATFFIWRIEAPAPEPRIHPSPFKMVREGLGYILHNKVVLGAITLDFMVVFFAGSIALLPVFARDILHVGEEGFGFLRAAPAVGAAAIAIMMSIRPIERRIGLWMFGSVFIFGVSVLVFGLSRSFWLSMGALVVYGAVDMISMYIRQSLVQLSTPDELKGRVSSVSFIFVSGSNELGEFESGVAAGLLGPVGAVLFGGGVAVAASGIWAWRFPSLARADRFEAIEEQRLPEASGQAP; encoded by the coding sequence TTGTTTCAGCTTCCCGATGATTCCGTCCTTCGCCACGACAATTACCGCCGCTTCTGGATCGCCCGGCAGCTGATTTCCGGCGCCCGGCAGATGGTGACCGTCACCATTGCATGGCAGATCTACGATCTGGCGCGGCAGGATCCGTCGGCTGGCGGTCTGGGATGGAGCGAGCCCCGGGCCGCCTTTCTGATCGGCCTTATCGGGTTGGCGCAGTTTTTTCCCATTCTGATCCTGTCGCTGTTTGGGGGGCAGGCAGCAGATCGCCTCGACCGGCGGAAGATTCTGGTTATCTGCCAGTCTATCCGCATGGCGGTCATTCTGGCCCTGGTCCTGACCGTCCTGATGCCCCGTGATGGTGTTCTGTTCACGCTGTTCGGCGCCGCCATCACATTCGGCATGGTCAATGCGTTTGTGCCGGCTGCGGCCAATGCGCTTTATCCAACATTGGTGCCAAGAAAACTGCTGCCCAAGGCCGTGGTGTGGAACTCAATCGGCTCTCAGCTGGCCACGATTCTGGGCCCCGCCGTTGCGGGTTTTCTGCTTGTGTCAGGGGAGAGCTATGTCTATTCCATCAGCCTGCTGATGAGCGCTGTCGCAACATTCTTCATCTGGCGGATCGAAGCGCCGGCGCCGGAGCCGCGCATTCATCCCAGTCCGTTCAAGATGGTCCGCGAAGGTCTGGGCTACATACTTCATAACAAGGTGGTTCTTGGCGCTATCACCCTTGATTTCATGGTCGTCTTCTTCGCCGGCTCGATTGCGCTTTTGCCGGTCTTCGCGCGTGATATTCTGCATGTCGGTGAAGAAGGTTTTGGCTTTCTTCGGGCGGCCCCAGCGGTCGGCGCAGCGGCCATCGCGATCATGATGTCGATACGGCCGATTGAGCGTCGCATTGGTCTGTGGATGTTCGGCTCCGTCTTCATCTTCGGCGTATCCGTCCTGGTGTTCGGACTGTCGCGCAGCTTCTGGCTCTCCATGGGGGCGCTTGTCGTATACGGCGCTGTCGACATGATCTCCATGTATATCCGTCAGTCACTGGTCCAGTTGTCGACCCCGGACGAATTGAAAGGACGGGTCAGCTCGGTATCCTTCATTTTCGTTTCCGGCTCCAATGAGCTTGGCGAGTTCGAAAGTGGGGTGGCGGCAGGCCTGCTCGGGCCCGTGGGCGCGGTCCTGTTTGGCGGCGGCGTCGCGGTTGCCGCCAGCGGAATATGGGCCTGGCGGTTTCCGTCCCTGGCGCGGGCAGATCGATTTGAAGCGATTGAAGAACAGCGGCTTCCAGAGGCATCAGGGCAGGCACCGTAA
- a CDS encoding DMT family transporter, producing the protein MQIVYIVLGLLTGCAFATQGAVNGRLAAHLGGAPMAALVSFTVGWMALLVLNLALRSPLPATAGFSAIPWWAWLGGFMGAFGVASAAFSVPHIGVATWVAAIIAGQLVCALFLDQIGAFGQAVREITPGRLLGVVFLVAGVALIRKF; encoded by the coding sequence ATGCAGATTGTCTATATTGTTCTGGGCCTTCTGACCGGCTGCGCCTTCGCGACACAGGGCGCGGTCAACGGACGATTGGCAGCCCATCTCGGCGGCGCGCCCATGGCGGCACTCGTCTCGTTCACTGTCGGCTGGATGGCGCTCCTGGTCCTCAATCTTGCCCTGCGCAGTCCCCTGCCCGCCACCGCGGGATTTAGCGCGATACCGTGGTGGGCCTGGCTCGGCGGGTTCATGGGCGCATTCGGGGTGGCCAGTGCAGCGTTCTCGGTCCCCCATATTGGCGTGGCCACATGGGTCGCCGCCATCATTGCGGGCCAACTGGTCTGCGCATTATTTCTCGATCAGATCGGCGCATTCGGCCAGGCGGTCCGGGAAATCACACCCGGACGCCTTCTCGGTGTTGTCTTTCTGGTCGCCGGCGTGGCGCTGATCCGCAAATTCTAG
- a CDS encoding glycoside hydrolase family 2 TIM barrel-domain containing protein: protein MSNRSMGTRGMLLALSLFLPLSFPSRAQEAAPQTLEEWQDPEIVEVNREPARAFFTPAETAELALSGRESASSYVQSLDGQWSFAFASRPDEVPADFWATGYDDTGWDKIAVPGNWELAGYSKPRYVNIDYVFPADEPNVPVTDNPTGAYRRTFTIPDSWDGRRIYLRFGAINSGGYVWVNGKKVGYSEDSKLPAEFDVTPYVKPGENVLAVKVMQWTSGSYLEDQDFWSLSGIERSVELIAQPSTHIYDFFAKPGFDGRSGRLSLELDVRGAKPDHSVTYKVMSDGKVLAKGSSSVSENGQVSFEKNIRRVDPWTAETPKLYDLLLELKDAEGATLEAVHQKIGFRTVQMVDGRLQVNGRDIMVRGVNRHEHDQYTGRVVSEDVMREDAALLKQLNFNAVRTSHYPNDPRWYEIADEVGIYIVDEANIESHGYMDDPAEWLGTKSYFYDSHQQRVQRMVERDKNHPSVIVWSLGNEAGLGPAFEDAAAWIRQYDPSRAIAYEGTGQIDGHNPHDFVDLYTPMYDRVAEMQDYVDNDPEKAIVLIEYAHAMGNSLGGFKEYWDLIWAEPMAQGGFIWDWVDQTFVESDENGKPYWAYGGDYDEGRSDGNFLANGIIQPDRTLNPHAYEAKKVMQPVSFDFNAESRMLSIKNRHDFIGLDALAFGLRIEADGEPVSETALKIPPIAAGQSKDVTLAWPSIDPVPGAEYMLMVEARATDQYQPMIDEGTVVAWEQFPLGILSPLASSAVTGSVDVVQTTDATTVSGEKFAISFAAETALMSSYVADGEELLVAPLQPNFWRAPTDNDRGARIPQTLGVWKDIDRTRQVTAMSAEKQTDGSVLVETRADYGDGRLTTNTQYHIDAEGSVRVSHEVMPVDDSLPEFYRIGMTTALRGDLGALSWYGRGPHSSYADRKSGAAVGLYRSTVAEQFHDYSRPQETGNKVDVRWLAVTGDEQGVMIAGEPLLSITALPFPYADLFEREAGRGHGADLTPGDIVTLNIDLAQMGLGGDNSWGFWPLENYRLPLSSYRYDFAIKPVSASSDLANEARQIRAAP from the coding sequence ATGTCCAATAGAAGCATGGGGACGCGCGGCATGTTACTAGCGCTCAGCCTTTTCCTTCCATTGAGCTTTCCAAGCAGGGCGCAGGAAGCCGCGCCCCAAACGCTGGAAGAGTGGCAGGACCCGGAAATCGTCGAGGTCAATCGCGAACCGGCGCGCGCCTTTTTCACGCCTGCAGAAACAGCAGAACTTGCCCTGTCCGGCCGGGAAAGCGCGTCATCCTACGTGCAATCGCTCGACGGTCAGTGGTCATTCGCCTTTGCCAGTCGGCCTGACGAGGTACCGGCGGATTTCTGGGCGACGGGCTATGACGACACTGGGTGGGACAAGATCGCCGTGCCGGGAAACTGGGAACTGGCGGGATATTCAAAGCCGCGATACGTCAACATCGACTATGTGTTTCCCGCCGATGAGCCGAACGTGCCGGTCACGGACAATCCGACTGGCGCTTACCGGCGGACTTTTACCATCCCCGACAGCTGGGACGGCCGTCGCATCTACCTGCGATTTGGCGCCATCAATTCCGGCGGTTATGTCTGGGTGAACGGAAAAAAAGTCGGGTATTCAGAAGATTCCAAACTGCCCGCTGAATTTGACGTCACGCCCTATGTAAAGCCCGGAGAGAATGTTCTCGCCGTCAAGGTCATGCAGTGGACGAGCGGAAGCTATCTTGAAGACCAGGACTTCTGGTCATTGTCCGGCATCGAACGGTCCGTCGAACTGATCGCGCAACCGTCGACACATATCTACGATTTCTTTGCGAAGCCGGGTTTCGACGGCCGGTCCGGACGATTGTCTCTTGAGCTAGACGTTCGTGGTGCAAAGCCCGACCATTCCGTCACCTATAAGGTAATGTCTGACGGCAAGGTTCTGGCAAAAGGGTCGTCATCCGTGTCCGAGAACGGTCAGGTATCGTTCGAGAAAAACATCCGGCGCGTCGATCCGTGGACGGCAGAAACGCCAAAGCTCTATGATCTGCTGCTTGAGCTGAAAGATGCCGAGGGCGCGACCTTAGAAGCCGTGCATCAGAAAATCGGCTTCCGCACAGTGCAGATGGTTGATGGCCGGCTGCAGGTCAACGGTCGTGACATCATGGTGCGCGGCGTCAATCGCCACGAACATGATCAGTATACTGGCCGGGTGGTGTCTGAAGACGTCATGCGCGAGGACGCCGCACTTCTCAAGCAACTCAATTTCAACGCGGTGCGCACGTCACACTATCCCAACGATCCGCGCTGGTACGAGATTGCGGACGAGGTGGGCATTTACATTGTCGATGAAGCCAATATCGAATCGCATGGCTATATGGACGATCCCGCCGAGTGGCTCGGCACCAAGTCGTATTTCTATGACAGCCACCAGCAGCGGGTCCAGCGCATGGTGGAGCGTGACAAGAACCATCCGTCGGTGATCGTCTGGTCGCTCGGGAATGAGGCTGGTCTGGGACCTGCTTTCGAAGACGCTGCTGCGTGGATCCGCCAGTATGATCCCTCTCGTGCGATTGCCTATGAGGGCACTGGCCAGATCGATGGGCACAATCCCCACGATTTTGTTGATCTGTATACACCGATGTACGATCGCGTCGCGGAAATGCAGGATTATGTAGATAATGATCCGGAAAAGGCGATCGTCCTCATCGAGTATGCCCATGCGATGGGCAACAGCCTTGGCGGGTTCAAGGAATATTGGGACCTGATCTGGGCTGAGCCGATGGCGCAAGGCGGGTTCATCTGGGATTGGGTAGACCAGACCTTCGTCGAAAGTGATGAAAACGGAAAGCCTTATTGGGCGTATGGCGGCGATTACGATGAAGGCCGCAGCGACGGCAATTTCCTGGCGAACGGAATCATCCAGCCTGACAGAACGCTGAACCCCCATGCCTATGAGGCGAAAAAGGTGATGCAGCCGGTCAGCTTTGATTTCAATGCGGAAAGCCGGATGCTCAGCATCAAGAACCGCCATGACTTCATTGGGCTGGACGCCTTGGCGTTCGGGTTAAGGATTGAGGCTGATGGTGAGCCTGTCTCCGAGACGGCCTTGAAAATACCGCCAATCGCGGCTGGTCAGAGCAAGGATGTCACGCTGGCATGGCCTTCAATCGATCCTGTTCCGGGGGCAGAATATATGCTGATGGTCGAGGCGCGCGCGACCGATCAGTACCAGCCCATGATAGACGAGGGCACGGTCGTCGCCTGGGAGCAGTTCCCGCTCGGCATCCTGTCGCCACTGGCATCGAGCGCCGTCACGGGTTCAGTGGACGTGGTGCAAACGACCGATGCCACCACCGTTAGCGGAGAGAAATTTGCCATATCATTTGCTGCCGAAACCGCGCTGATGTCGAGTTATGTGGCAGATGGAGAAGAGCTGTTGGTTGCACCCTTGCAGCCAAATTTCTGGCGCGCACCCACCGACAATGATCGCGGCGCCCGCATTCCGCAGACACTTGGTGTCTGGAAGGATATCGATCGTACCCGTCAGGTCACGGCGATGTCGGCGGAAAAACAGACCGACGGTTCGGTCCTTGTTGAGACGCGTGCAGACTATGGTGATGGACGACTGACGACCAACACTCAGTATCACATTGACGCAGAAGGATCTGTTCGGGTCAGTCATGAAGTCATGCCGGTGGATGACAGCCTGCCGGAGTTCTATCGTATCGGCATGACCACGGCGTTGCGAGGCGATCTGGGGGCGTTGTCCTGGTATGGTCGCGGGCCGCATTCTTCCTATGCCGACCGGAAGTCTGGCGCGGCTGTCGGCCTTTATCGGTCAACCGTCGCGGAACAGTTTCACGATTATTCGAGGCCGCAGGAAACGGGCAACAAGGTAGATGTCAGGTGGCTCGCGGTCACAGGCGATGAGCAAGGGGTCATGATCGCGGGTGAGCCACTGCTGAGCATTACAGCGCTGCCGTTTCCGTATGCCGATCTTTTCGAGCGTGAGGCTGGTCGCGGTCACGGTGCTGACCTGACCCCAGGTGATATTGTCACTCTGAACATTGATCTGGCCCAGATGGGGCTGGGTGGTGATAATTCTTGGGGTTTTTGGCCTTTGGAAAACTACAGATTGCCTCTGTCGTCGTACCGGTATGATTTTGCGATCAAGCCTGTTTCGGCTTCCAGTGATCTGGCGAATGAAGCGCGCCAGATCCGGGCGGCGCCATAA
- a CDS encoding gluconokinase has protein sequence MQVIVVMGVSGSGKSTIGEMVADMRNIPFLEGDGYHPAQNRAKMVAGQPLSNDDRMAWLDAIISDVNDQGQSCVLACSALNTMVRTRLTQEISAPCIFVHLTGDRRLIQERIMARKGHFFDPKLLESQFAALENPGDAIAVDIADPPDVICTKICAALDARA, from the coding sequence ATGCAGGTGATAGTGGTCATGGGGGTATCCGGCTCGGGCAAATCAACCATAGGCGAAATGGTCGCGGACATGCGCAACATTCCGTTCCTCGAGGGCGATGGCTATCACCCTGCGCAGAACCGGGCGAAAATGGTCGCAGGCCAGCCCCTGAGCAATGACGACCGCATGGCCTGGCTTGATGCGATCATTTCGGACGTTAATGATCAAGGTCAGTCGTGTGTTCTGGCCTGCTCAGCCCTCAATACGATGGTCCGCACACGGCTGACGCAGGAAATCAGCGCCCCCTGCATTTTTGTTCACCTGACGGGTGACCGGCGCCTGATCCAGGAGCGCATTATGGCACGCAAGGGGCATTTCTTCGACCCCAAACTGCTGGAAAGCCAGTTCGCCGCGCTCGAAAACCCAGGCGATGCCATTGCTGTCGACATCGCCGATCCGCCCGATGTGATCTGTACCAAGATCTGTGCGGCGCTTGACGCCCGGGCCTAA
- the der gene encoding ribosome biogenesis GTPase Der has protein sequence MPLRVAIIGRPNVGKSTLFNRLAKRKLALVDDQPGVTRDRREHEVRLGDLDIVLIDTAGLEDASDGSLQARMRLGTEKAIEMADVSLFLVDARAGITSQDLELAQMLRQGGRPVIVCANKTEGRGEEGAYEAYRLGLGDPIAISAEHGEGMSDLYTALIPYAEEADRSVEDDQSLDWDDPLKPLRVAVIGRPNAGKSTLVNKLLNDERLLTGPEAGITRDTISVEWTWKDEDRDWPIKFFDTAGMRKRAKVQDRLEKMSVGDTIRAIRFAEVVVVMMDATIPFEKQDLQIADLALREGRAIILVANKWDLVEDKDAWARSLREQAARLLPQAPDVPIMLVSAQTGRGLDKLMPAITKVYRDWNAKIKTSDLNQWLADATQRHPPPAVAGRRIKIRFITQVNTRPPTFMAHCQRADELPESYKRYLINGIRDAFDVKAVPIRLMLRKGENPYEHKRKTR, from the coding sequence ATGCCCTTACGCGTAGCCATCATCGGCCGACCCAATGTCGGCAAATCCACCCTGTTCAATCGCCTTGCCAAGCGCAAACTGGCGCTTGTCGACGATCAGCCGGGGGTCACCCGCGACCGCCGAGAGCACGAGGTGCGTCTTGGCGATCTCGATATCGTCCTGATTGATACTGCGGGTCTTGAGGATGCCTCGGATGGCTCGCTGCAGGCGCGGATGCGTCTGGGCACCGAAAAAGCCATCGAGATGGCAGATGTCAGCCTGTTTCTCGTCGATGCGCGGGCGGGGATCACAAGTCAGGATCTGGAGTTGGCCCAGATGCTTCGCCAGGGCGGTCGCCCGGTGATCGTGTGTGCCAACAAGACCGAGGGGCGCGGCGAAGAGGGGGCCTATGAGGCCTATCGCCTGGGCCTCGGTGATCCCATTGCCATCTCCGCCGAGCACGGCGAGGGCATGAGCGATCTCTATACCGCTCTCATCCCCTACGCCGAAGAGGCCGATCGTTCGGTCGAAGACGACCAGAGCCTCGACTGGGACGACCCGCTCAAGCCGTTGCGGGTCGCCGTGATCGGTCGCCCGAATGCGGGCAAATCCACCCTTGTGAACAAACTGCTGAATGACGAGCGCCTGCTCACTGGTCCTGAAGCCGGGATCACGCGCGATACGATCAGCGTCGAATGGACGTGGAAGGACGAGGATCGCGACTGGCCGATCAAGTTCTTCGACACTGCCGGTATGCGGAAGCGCGCCAAGGTGCAGGACCGACTGGAGAAGATGTCTGTCGGCGATACCATTCGCGCCATCCGCTTTGCGGAAGTGGTCGTGGTGATGATGGATGCGACCATACCGTTTGAAAAACAGGATCTGCAGATTGCTGATCTTGCGCTGCGCGAAGGCCGGGCCATTATACTCGTTGCCAACAAATGGGACCTTGTTGAAGACAAGGACGCTTGGGCGCGATCCTTGCGCGAACAGGCTGCACGCCTGCTGCCGCAAGCCCCCGATGTGCCTATTATGCTGGTCTCGGCCCAGACCGGCCGTGGTCTGGACAAGCTGATGCCGGCGATCACCAAAGTGTATCGCGACTGGAACGCCAAGATCAAAACCTCCGACCTGAACCAGTGGCTGGCCGACGCGACGCAGCGCCATCCGCCGCCCGCTGTGGCCGGTCGCCGGATCAAGATCCGCTTCATCACACAGGTGAACACACGGCCGCCGACCTTCATGGCGCACTGCCAGCGGGCGGACGAACTGCCGGAGAGTTACAAACGCTATTTGATCAATGGCATCCGTGATGCTTTTGACGTAAAAGCTGTACCCATCAGACTGATGCTCCGCAAAGGGGAAAATCCCTACGAGCACAAAAGGAAAACGCGCTAG
- the lipB gene encoding lipoyl(octanoyl) transferase LipB, whose product MTDPMIAHARPNWHPDPVDWVVERGPVDYDNAIAAMESHVDAMIRGKADERVWLLEHPPLYTAGTTAKPQDLRDPGRFPVHPTKRGGQYTYHGPGQRVAYVMLDLKKRRQDVRAYVNDLESWIIGTLDTFGVRGEIRPGRVGVWVDRSGPGRVREDKIAAIGVRIRRWVTFHGIALNVEPDLDHFTGITPCGIAEPGLGVTSLVDLGRPITMDDVDNALEDSFNAVFGPIRHHRQD is encoded by the coding sequence ATGACCGACCCGATGATTGCCCATGCCCGCCCCAACTGGCACCCCGACCCTGTGGACTGGGTCGTTGAGCGCGGCCCCGTAGACTATGACAACGCGATCGCCGCGATGGAAAGCCACGTGGATGCCATGATCCGTGGTAAAGCCGACGAGCGCGTCTGGCTCCTCGAGCATCCTCCCCTTTACACCGCCGGGACGACAGCAAAGCCCCAAGACCTGAGAGATCCAGGGCGGTTCCCCGTCCATCCGACAAAGCGGGGTGGCCAGTACACCTATCACGGGCCGGGCCAGCGGGTGGCCTATGTGATGCTGGACCTCAAAAAGCGCCGACAGGACGTCCGCGCCTATGTGAACGATCTCGAGTCCTGGATCATCGGTACACTGGACACTTTCGGGGTCAGGGGCGAAATCCGTCCGGGCCGGGTTGGCGTCTGGGTCGACAGGTCGGGCCCGGGCCGGGTGCGCGAGGACAAGATTGCCGCCATCGGCGTGCGGATCCGGCGCTGGGTCACGTTTCATGGCATTGCCCTGAATGTAGAGCCGGATCTCGACCACTTCACCGGGATCACCCCCTGCGGGATTGCCGAGCCCGGTCTTGGCGTGACAAGCCTTGTCGATCTTGGCCGTCCCATCACTATGGATGACGTGGACAATGCGCTCGAAGACAGCTTCAACGCGGTGTTCGGGCCCATCCGACATCACCGACAGGATTAA
- a CDS encoding helix-turn-helix transcriptional regulator, giving the protein MAVSLTESDVKAITRLQEMLHHLPQESSQSYVREILTATATLIGAGGAFASYFFDSTVNFIPLKIGPQIEEFVRGNLRGFDSEGYFDFADETFNQINRFRRSMGSGVYHEAKISDRAIVEQTSFFKDAFSPAGLRYVVGMAARQPIGEALFAFGFDGPDDPAFNDPRTEAILELLLPSFVAGFDALYQRSIDVVRMTEAITQLPVPAMIECEDRSIFAMNELAKCLPSDELAAMQAPQGSDNTVHRLPGPVMPGFRPSQVIMRIDNLSPTRIRHQARNSFGLTPRQAEVADFIVRGQSDNEIAAQLGISVHTARRHSEAVLDRLGISSRSAVLLALMGGERIRQFT; this is encoded by the coding sequence ATGGCGGTTTCACTGACGGAAAGTGACGTCAAAGCGATCACTCGTCTGCAGGAAATGCTGCACCACCTGCCGCAGGAAAGCAGTCAGTCCTACGTGCGCGAAATTCTGACCGCGACAGCGACACTGATCGGGGCAGGCGGCGCCTTTGCATCTTATTTTTTCGACAGCACCGTCAATTTCATTCCGCTGAAGATCGGACCGCAGATCGAGGAATTTGTGCGGGGCAATCTGAGAGGATTTGATTCCGAAGGTTATTTCGACTTCGCGGATGAGACCTTTAACCAGATCAACCGCTTTCGGCGAAGTATGGGATCGGGAGTGTATCACGAGGCCAAGATTTCCGACCGCGCGATCGTCGAACAGACCAGCTTTTTCAAGGATGCCTTCAGCCCGGCCGGCCTGCGCTATGTCGTCGGCATGGCCGCGCGTCAGCCGATTGGCGAGGCTCTGTTTGCCTTCGGGTTTGATGGTCCCGATGACCCCGCCTTCAACGATCCCCGCACGGAGGCGATTCTGGAGCTCCTGCTGCCCTCATTCGTGGCCGGATTTGATGCGCTCTATCAACGGTCTATCGATGTGGTTCGGATGACCGAGGCGATCACGCAATTGCCTGTACCCGCCATGATCGAATGTGAAGACCGCAGCATTTTCGCAATGAATGAACTGGCTAAATGCTTGCCCAGCGACGAACTCGCCGCCATGCAGGCGCCCCAGGGCAGTGACAACACTGTCCACCGGCTGCCCGGTCCCGTGATGCCTGGCTTTCGGCCGAGCCAAGTCATCATGCGTATCGACAACCTGTCGCCGACGCGGATCCGACACCAGGCGCGAAACAGTTTCGGGCTGACCCCGCGCCAGGCCGAGGTTGCGGACTTCATTGTGCGCGGACAGTCCGACAATGAGATTGCGGCACAGCTGGGGATCAGCGTGCATACGGCACGGCGCCATAGTGAGGCTGTGCTGGACCGATTGGGCATCAGTTCGCGAAGTGCGGTGTTGCTCGCCCTGATGGGCGGTGAGCGCATCCGACAATTTACCTAA
- a CDS encoding multidrug effflux MFS transporter: MASYSKYALILGPLVMIGPVSIDMYLPALPTIASEFRVDQGAAQMTLTAYFIAVGLSQIIYGPLSDAFGRRPPMLGGLVLYVLASLGCAFAPSIEWLIAFRFMQGVGAASSMVIARAIVRDLLRGHEATRLMALMMLVISLAPMLAPLIGSFLIEPFGWRSVFFAVMTVAALDIFIVLFVLKETRPPELREPLSFKRMRTTYGRLLQDPGFMGLTMIGGFGMASFFSFLASASFIYIDHFGLTPTQFALGFAFNAVGFFGMSQMASNFGKRFGMHRVVRGATLAYASGMTLLFVLTLAGADNFYLLAGLLFVSYAFLGLVIPTATVLSLEENGAVAGSASALSGTLQTVSGAIAMTVGATIFDGTLLPMVLMIFICAFSAFVLSLVTVKPLGPTEAMA, encoded by the coding sequence ATGGCATCCTACTCTAAATACGCCCTGATCCTGGGCCCTTTGGTGATGATCGGTCCCGTTTCGATCGATATGTACCTGCCCGCACTGCCGACGATCGCGTCAGAATTTCGCGTCGATCAGGGCGCTGCGCAGATGACCCTGACTGCTTATTTCATCGCTGTTGGGCTCAGCCAGATTATCTATGGCCCGCTTTCCGATGCTTTCGGCCGTCGTCCGCCGATGCTCGGCGGTCTGGTTCTATACGTTCTCGCCAGTCTGGGGTGCGCGTTTGCGCCGTCGATCGAGTGGCTGATCGCATTCAGGTTCATGCAGGGGGTGGGGGCCGCGTCATCCATGGTGATCGCACGCGCGATTGTGCGCGACCTGCTACGCGGCCACGAGGCCACAAGGCTGATGGCTTTGATGATGCTTGTCATTTCGCTAGCGCCCATGTTGGCGCCGCTGATCGGCAGCTTCTTGATTGAGCCCTTTGGCTGGCGGTCCGTGTTCTTTGCGGTCATGACCGTGGCGGCGCTCGACATCTTTATTGTGCTGTTTGTCCTGAAGGAAACGCGCCCACCGGAGCTGCGTGAACCATTGTCCTTCAAGCGCATGCGCACGACCTATGGGCGTCTGTTGCAGGATCCAGGTTTCATGGGACTAACCATGATCGGTGGTTTCGGTATGGCGAGCTTCTTCTCGTTTCTGGCCTCAGCATCGTTCATCTATATTGATCACTTCGGCCTGACGCCGACCCAATTTGCCCTGGGCTTCGCGTTCAACGCCGTGGGTTTCTTTGGCATGTCACAGATGGCTTCGAACTTCGGCAAGCGGTTCGGTATGCATCGCGTGGTGCGCGGCGCCACGCTTGCCTATGCATCCGGCATGACGTTGCTCTTTGTCCTGACCCTTGCGGGGGCAGATAATTTCTACCTCCTCGCCGGGCTGTTGTTCGTCAGCTACGCTTTTCTGGGCCTTGTCATCCCCACGGCGACGGTTCTGTCGCTTGAAGAGAATGGCGCGGTGGCCGGTTCGGCTTCCGCGCTCAGCGGCACCCTGCAAACCGTGTCCGGTGCGATCGCGATGACCGTCGGGGCGACAATTTTCGACGGCACCTTGTTGCCCATGGTACTGATGATCTTCATCTGTGCGTTTTCAGCGTTCGTACTGTCGCTGGTGACGGTAAAGCCGCTCGGTCCGACCGAGGCGATGGCCTAG